The Chryseobacterium indicum genome includes a window with the following:
- a CDS encoding DUF6261 family protein produces the protein MITTANLEKYRNGDFLQFVNNVLELLPQAAADQLNIGSQRTILQTAAQSFNNAYLPYTGSDITPEIQALDAQRDNAVIGIKMMLEAWQYHFDPVTKNNAFALLDILNRFGDRIYKLRYQLETATINSILAEWEEKHSDKISQLQLTDWVNELKTSNQNFNSRYIARTVQLSEVETGVLASARTVSTEAYRTLKQHIEAHALLTPNAEYDQLMAKLSSLVNQYNLAVTKYSSTEESGGEDLKQESPETPS, from the coding sequence ATGATTACAACCGCCAATCTGGAAAAATACCGTAACGGAGATTTTCTGCAATTCGTGAACAATGTACTGGAACTTTTACCTCAAGCCGCTGCCGACCAATTAAATATAGGCAGCCAAAGAACAATTTTGCAAACAGCGGCACAAAGTTTTAATAATGCTTATCTGCCCTATACGGGAAGCGATATTACGCCTGAAATTCAGGCTTTGGATGCGCAGAGAGACAACGCTGTTATCGGGATCAAAATGATGCTGGAAGCATGGCAGTACCATTTCGATCCGGTGACCAAAAACAATGCCTTTGCACTTTTAGATATCCTTAACCGTTTTGGAGACCGTATCTACAAGCTTCGGTATCAACTGGAAACCGCCACGATTAACAGCATTCTGGCAGAATGGGAAGAAAAGCACAGCGATAAAATCTCCCAGCTTCAACTTACGGACTGGGTAAACGAACTGAAAACTTCCAACCAGAATTTTAACAGCAGATATATTGCCCGTACCGTGCAGCTGTCCGAAGTAGAAACAGGTGTGTTAGCCTCCGCCAGAACAGTATCTACGGAAGCTTACCGGACACTGAAGCAGCATATAGAGGCTCATGCCCTGCTTACCCCGAATGCAGAATACGATCAGTTAATGGCAAAGCTCAGCAGTCTGGTAAACCAATATAATCTTGCCGTTACCAAATACAGCAGTACGGAAGAAAGCGGGGGAGAAGATCTGAAACAAGAATCTCCCGAAACCCCTTCCTAG
- a CDS encoding DUF1573 domain-containing protein, which translates to MKKYAIVAFVFLLSCKEEKKVKSNNFNLKNNDEIYKRVSKIPESQLTKIEIPEFIDLDTIEGDHKKIDITIKNIGQRNLRSLIVKPPCSCNEISKYDSIMLPSQSQTISVNMKFEKLGNFYQGITVYGSFYPYIKKIYIEGYRKK; encoded by the coding sequence ATGAAAAAATACGCAATCGTAGCATTTGTCTTTTTGCTTTCTTGCAAAGAAGAAAAGAAAGTGAAAAGTAATAACTTCAATCTTAAGAATAATGATGAAATTTACAAAAGAGTCTCAAAAATTCCCGAAAGCCAATTGACTAAAATAGAAATTCCTGAGTTTATAGATTTAGACACAATAGAAGGAGACCATAAAAAGATTGATATTACTATTAAAAACATAGGGCAAAGGAATTTAAGATCCCTTATAGTAAAGCCTCCCTGTTCCTGTAATGAAATATCAAAGTATGATAGCATCATGCTGCCTAGTCAATCACAAACAATCTCTGTAAACATGAAATTTGAAAAGCTGGGTAATTTTTATCAGGGTATTACGGTTTATGGTAGTTTTTATCCGTATATCAAAAAGATATATATTGAGGGATATCGAAAGAAGTAA
- a CDS encoding fibronectin type III domain-containing protein → MKKLLLMCLMFLYAGIMAQTTVTIGSGASTASAGTNGDPIYRSSGTSSFHHSKSIQLLTAADLSGASVVPGATINSIAYNKSTAFNVSGSNAWTLNVYLKNSTATALASGTAWSTMIGGATLFYSATINSTNNFPAAAGWVTFNNNTSNTFSYTGGAIEVYIEWVPSGTLATPFTGGAFQWLYDTTTTAQAMGTSASTAIAATTTSYTTQTRRYQTQLTYTATACSGAPNPGNTLATATSTPCSSPYSTTLSLQNSTVGSGVSYQWYNNAGAIAGATTSTYTTTVSAANSFYCAVTCSGSGITTNSTPVAVSAPAAAISTFPWTENFDGMTTVGNGITPSCWATSGGLSSSYLFTSQTASGNTYNDPKSAPNYMTIYYPTTAAYLWTPSFNLTAGQSYDFSFYWVGDGLTGWQNEVLVNNAQSSTGATSLSTFLTSTQTATGGSNSTNYTKVTVTYVPTTSGVYTFGIKAYVTSTAPYYMGFDDFKLELTPACTEPTALTSSAITASGATISWTAPTPAPANGYNIYYSTTNTAPTAATTPSATVAAGVTTYNISGLTSNTTYYVWVRSNCGSGSTSSWAGPVSFTTACTSTNVPYTQDFESVTTPALPSCTSIENAGTGNNWTTSSPAAYGFTTKALTYLYNSLNAANAWFYTQGINLTAGVSYRIKYTYGNNSTTYVEKLKVAYGTSASSASMTNALADHTNINTATAATNFVDFTPAASGVYYFGFNAYSAADQYNLYVDDISIVVTPTCSEPSAVTVPAATLAYNSAVVNWTAPATAPANGYDVYYSTTNTAPTATTTPTLSGLTAATTTLSNLTPSTTYYLWVRSNCSASDQSIWVPVTFTTKSFCPTVTAPSAAATNVSVTPTFTWTAVTGVSGYKLSIGTSAGATNIMNAQDLGNVTTYTLPTALSYNTTYYYTLNAYDATSTSPGCTERSFTTAPPPPANDDCSGAIALTPGGTFAQNAVVSTNAGATATSDATATHSCQTTGYRDVWYSVVVPASGNITIETQSVSGSNVTDTVLGVYSGSCGALTQIGCDDDSSADGNFSLVSLTGLTPGSTLLIGIWNYSSTTTGQFKVSAYDASLVLATNEVKDAKNNIKVYPNPFSEVLNISDVANVKNVLVTDIAGRLVKTIANPTSELHLGELKQGMYLVTLEMKDGSKQTIKTIKK, encoded by the coding sequence ATGAAAAAACTTTTACTGATGTGTTTGATGTTCCTCTATGCAGGCATCATGGCGCAAACCACAGTAACAATAGGTTCGGGAGCCAGTACAGCATCGGCTGGTACAAATGGCGATCCTATCTATCGTTCCAGTGGTACGAGTTCATTTCATCATTCAAAATCTATACAGTTGCTTACGGCAGCGGATTTGAGTGGTGCATCTGTTGTTCCTGGAGCAACCATTAACAGTATCGCCTATAATAAGAGTACGGCGTTTAATGTGTCGGGCAGTAATGCATGGACACTTAATGTCTATCTTAAAAATAGTACTGCTACAGCTTTAGCAAGTGGTACTGCCTGGAGTACTATGATTGGAGGAGCAACTTTATTTTACAGTGCTACGATAAATAGTACTAACAATTTTCCTGCTGCTGCAGGCTGGGTAACCTTTAACAATAATACATCAAACACTTTCAGTTATACAGGAGGTGCTATTGAAGTATATATTGAATGGGTTCCTTCCGGTACCTTGGCAACTCCATTTACAGGAGGAGCATTCCAATGGTTATATGATACTACAACGACTGCTCAGGCGATGGGAACCAGTGCTTCAACTGCAATTGCAGCTACAACTACTAGTTACACCACTCAAACGAGAAGGTATCAGACACAACTAACATACACTGCAACAGCTTGCTCTGGTGCTCCTAATCCCGGGAATACATTAGCAACGGCAACAAGTACACCGTGTTCTTCCCCGTATTCTACGACGCTAAGTCTGCAGAATTCTACGGTTGGATCAGGGGTTAGTTATCAATGGTACAATAATGCAGGTGCAATTGCGGGTGCTACAACATCTACTTACACAACAACTGTAAGTGCTGCTAATTCCTTCTATTGTGCTGTTACTTGTTCAGGTTCAGGAATCACTACTAACTCTACTCCTGTTGCAGTATCTGCTCCGGCAGCAGCGATATCAACTTTCCCATGGACTGAGAACTTTGATGGTATGACAACAGTTGGAAACGGAATTACTCCAAGCTGTTGGGCAACAAGTGGAGGTTTAAGCTCTTCTTATCTGTTTACAAGTCAGACTGCATCTGGAAATACTTATAATGATCCTAAGTCTGCTCCTAACTATATGACTATTTATTATCCTACTACGGCTGCATATTTATGGACTCCTTCATTTAATCTTACAGCAGGTCAGTCATATGATTTTTCATTCTATTGGGTTGGAGATGGATTAACGGGATGGCAGAATGAAGTATTGGTAAATAATGCTCAATCTTCTACAGGAGCAACAAGCCTTAGTACATTCCTTACTTCAACGCAAACAGCAACAGGGGGATCTAATAGTACCAATTATACCAAAGTTACAGTAACATATGTACCAACAACTTCAGGAGTTTATACATTTGGTATAAAAGCTTACGTAACATCTACTGCACCATATTATATGGGGTTTGATGATTTTAAATTGGAATTAACTCCTGCATGTACTGAACCAACGGCACTTACTTCATCTGCAATTACAGCTTCAGGTGCTACCATTTCATGGACAGCTCCTACACCAGCTCCTGCAAATGGATATAATATTTATTACAGTACAACCAACACAGCTCCAACTGCTGCTACAACACCAAGTGCTACTGTTGCAGCGGGGGTTACAACTTACAATATATCCGGACTTACCTCTAATACAACTTATTATGTATGGGTGCGTTCTAATTGTGGTTCCGGATCTACAAGTTCTTGGGCAGGTCCTGTGAGCTTTACAACTGCATGTACATCTACCAATGTTCCTTACACACAAGATTTTGAAAGTGTGACGACACCTGCGTTGCCTTCATGTACTTCTATAGAAAATGCGGGTACGGGTAACAATTGGACTACAAGTTCACCTGCTGCTTATGGCTTTACTACTAAAGCGCTTACTTATCTGTATAATTCTCTTAATGCTGCTAATGCCTGGTTTTATACTCAGGGAATCAATTTAACGGCTGGTGTTTCTTATAGAATTAAATACACCTATGGAAATAACAGTACAACGTATGTTGAAAAATTAAAGGTAGCATATGGCACCTCTGCCAGCAGTGCAAGTATGACGAATGCTTTGGCAGATCATACAAACATTAACACTGCAACAGCGGCAACTAACTTTGTAGACTTTACTCCTGCTGCATCCGGTGTTTATTATTTTGGATTTAATGCATATTCTGCTGCTGACCAATATAACCTGTATGTAGATGATATTAGTATTGTTGTTACTCCAACATGTTCAGAGCCTTCTGCGGTTACAGTTCCTGCTGCAACTTTAGCATATAACTCTGCTGTTGTAAACTGGACTGCACCTGCGACAGCACCTGCAAACGGTTATGACGTTTATTACAGTACAACGAATACAGCTCCGACTGCTACTACAACACCAACACTTTCTGGCTTAACTGCTGCTACAACTACTTTATCTAATTTAACCCCTTCTACAACTTATTATTTATGGGTTAGATCTAATTGTAGTGCTTCAGATCAGTCTATCTGGGTTCCCGTAACATTTACGACAAAATCTTTCTGTCCTACTGTTACTGCACCTTCAGCTGCTGCAACAAATGTTTCTGTAACCCCTACATTTACCTGGACTGCTGTAACCGGAGTTTCTGGTTATAAACTTTCTATCGGTACTTCAGCCGGTGCTACTAATATTATGAATGCTCAGGATTTAGGAAATGTAACAACTTATACACTTCCAACTGCGCTAAGTTATAATACGACTTATTATTATACCTTAAATGCTTATGATGCTACATCTACATCTCCGGGATGTACAGAAAGAAGCTTTACAACTGCACCTCCGCCTCCTGCAAACGACGACTGTTCCGGAGCAATTGCTTTAACGCCTGGTGGTACTTTTGCGCAAAATGCAGTGGTTTCTACTAATGCTGGTGCTACAGCAACCTCTGATGCAACGGCTACACATTCTTGCCAGACTACAGGTTACAGAGATGTATGGTATTCTGTAGTAGTTCCTGCAAGTGGAAATATTACAATAGAGACTCAGTCTGTTTCTGGTTCTAATGTTACGGATACTGTTTTAGGAGTGTACAGTGGAAGCTGTGGAGCACTTACGCAAATTGGTTGTGATGATGACAGCTCCGCAGACGGTAACTTCTCTTTAGTATCTCTTACAGGATTAACTCCTGGATCTACATTACTGATTGGTATTTGGAATTATTCTTCAACAACAACTGGTCAATTTAAAGTATCTGCTTACGATGCCTCATTGGTATTAGCAACTAATGAAGTAAAAGATGCTAAAAACAACATCAAAGTATATCCAAACCCATTCTCTGAGGTATTGAATATTTCTGATGTAGCTAATGTTAAAAATGTACTGGTTACAGATATTGCGGGAAGATTAGTGAAAACTATTGCTAATCCTACTTCAGAACTTCACTTAGGAGAATTGAAACAAGGAATGTATTTAGTTACTTTAGAGATGAAAGACGGATCTAAACAAACGATAAAAACAATTAAAAAATAG
- a CDS encoding beta strand repeat-containing protein produces the protein MKKTYFLLLLIGGVASIKAQTTYYSKASATDFTNVASWGTNTDGTGTSPGSISNADNFVIQNSSAMTLPGNASVRQLTINSGSLTVAANTLTVSIANANNSNLTVSGGTFTVSGGNVLINGYLNYTSGNFNQSGGTITIDPNNAGATATSTTSSQYTLNITSSNGVNWTGGTLVLLDPPASTSSSHYSIYYNTSVSSEVSLNHTLKFGDGVSTDAGGNAIGFYIYNYVGSGKLNFGNVEVNNPSGTNRIVKEYSWSNGIKGNLTITAGELDQNSIALTVGGNLVNNGIYTASSTLTFAMPSSTSFVANTVAQTISGNGVFRNSATTSTANFASITVNNSSAGGVTFANANSLLSGANTGTVSGTLTFTNGVVNTGSNAFILGVSGTTVGSLSYTAGGFSSGSTFSRWYGTAGSGTTIAASTIPTPGAGTYPFVMGNPVIGLSADHFHRATAALTTAGQMAVKFNGTSGTTAITPLTEGSLTYDRQTNANWVVTTSAGYASSATHTVAVQGQGTYTAVTPNVTVLNNGALLGTAQAGTNQPMGQRAAVPAANIAATYTLASIASEAPIESAQSGPWESTSTWVGGVVPSCANAAILSGHTVTVSSSTTANPSNVIINTGGALAVTGGSIAVGCVNKNNYINNNGTLSVSGGTLAVNGNINNASGSTFAQSGGNINVDGNDAGATATSVASGTNIVNIATGNVTLTGGTMTVVDPHAANSTTSYAFSYTGGTAIDNTAGWTLKFGDGSSADAGGTTATASAVGGFIWNNAGSKIYFDNVIIDGASGTNRYVSNSSTIGINTLTINANGEFRIPTSGVSIAGNFTNNGTFTHTASIVSFQNFKNNGTVSASTTPQTVSGTGVFRNNIVTASSTANFTSVTINNSSSTGVTFGNANSLLSGANTGTVSGTLTMTTGFVNTGANTLILGTSATSNGTLSYTAGGFSTGSTFARWWPTTTGGATITSSSTTSTSSTTSGAYPFVTGTSTAFVARTLFLNQTAAATTGGKIAVQYNDVAGTNTVSIVDGAYTVDTQAKSNWVVSQTGITGTPTYSMAINGQNIYTAVNGNSRITLASAPALGTHQAGTTYVNAQRTVLPLANLADTYYLGIAASDIPFVSLGNGNWNSAATWNKGTVPSCTDVVQIAAGTTVTVNSAGNVSKNVTINTGGTLVNASGDLTVGCTLKNNSLVNNGTLTISGGILNVNGNVNNVNGSTFNQSGGDIIVDGNDAGIVANSVASGTNIFGFGTSGTGATLNLTGGRIVIVDPHVATSAAGGTSNGHAFAYWGNGYRAGVNHTIQLGDGVSTDAGGNTSGLQYNTWPGTGYFIAGNLVINLPTGTNRFVVPPYTVGVEKDLTITSGELRLSGSKINGNIVNNGTLTSTGTLELAQWGADLTSSTSSVASTNAQTISGTGVFRNLAASPTANLTSLTVNNASTGGVTLNAPLSVSGTLTLTAGKVNTTSTNLLTLGTATAAGTLSGGSTTSYVVGPFARTIASGNANTSYIVYPVGKTAYAPIALAPATTAVTNMKAEAFDSNSGTAGAGTQNLSATRRWEAPLVSGAFSTINVRLGDAAIASSNFPVIATTANGVYDSSFGTTGTYAAGSPNTTQSTTALVSTGYTGFLSYAEMAPTLGTGEILYKDKGIKVYPNPFVDVLNISDVSNVESIFIVDAAGRLVKTIATPASQLQLGELKEGLYLVTLEMKDGSKQTFKTIKR, from the coding sequence ATGAAAAAAACGTATTTTTTACTTTTATTGATTGGCGGTGTCGCCTCAATAAAAGCTCAGACCACGTATTATTCGAAAGCCTCGGCGACGGATTTTACAAATGTGGCTTCCTGGGGAACCAATACTGACGGAACGGGAACGTCACCCGGTTCTATTAGTAATGCAGATAATTTTGTAATACAAAATTCATCAGCAATGACGCTTCCCGGGAATGCATCGGTAAGGCAGCTTACCATAAACTCCGGAAGTTTAACAGTTGCTGCAAATACGCTTACAGTAAGCATTGCCAACGCAAATAATTCAAATCTTACTGTCAGTGGAGGAACATTTACTGTTTCTGGCGGTAATGTCCTGATCAATGGCTATTTAAATTACACATCTGGTAATTTTAATCAAAGTGGAGGTACAATAACCATTGATCCTAATAATGCAGGAGCTACAGCTACAAGTACTACAAGTAGCCAATATACATTAAATATTACTTCTTCAAATGGAGTAAACTGGACAGGTGGTACTTTAGTTTTATTAGATCCACCTGCGTCCACCTCATCTTCACATTACTCGATTTATTATAACACGTCTGTTTCTTCAGAGGTTTCTTTAAATCATACTTTAAAATTTGGAGATGGCGTTTCAACAGATGCGGGAGGAAATGCAATAGGATTTTACATATACAATTATGTAGGTTCCGGAAAACTAAATTTTGGTAATGTTGAAGTAAACAATCCTTCTGGTACCAACAGAATCGTAAAAGAATATTCATGGAGTAATGGTATAAAGGGGAACTTAACGATTACGGCTGGAGAATTAGACCAGAATTCAATAGCGTTAACCGTTGGTGGTAACTTAGTTAATAATGGCATCTATACAGCAAGTTCCACATTAACATTTGCAATGCCTTCAAGTACATCATTTGTTGCCAATACAGTTGCTCAAACCATATCAGGAAACGGTGTTTTTAGAAATTCAGCAACAACTTCTACAGCTAATTTTGCAAGTATAACTGTTAATAACTCAAGTGCAGGCGGTGTTACTTTTGCAAATGCAAACTCGTTATTAAGCGGCGCAAATACAGGTACTGTTTCAGGAACATTAACTTTTACAAATGGCGTGGTAAATACGGGATCTAATGCTTTTATATTAGGTGTAAGTGGTACAACTGTTGGTTCACTGTCGTATACTGCAGGAGGGTTCAGTTCAGGTTCTACATTCAGCAGATGGTACGGAACAGCAGGATCAGGAACTACTATAGCAGCATCCACAATTCCAACTCCGGGTGCAGGAACTTATCCTTTTGTAATGGGTAATCCTGTAATTGGACTTTCAGCGGATCATTTTCATAGAGCTACTGCAGCATTAACTACGGCTGGTCAAATGGCTGTAAAGTTTAATGGTACTTCAGGTACTACTGCAATAACTCCTTTAACCGAAGGTTCATTAACTTATGACAGGCAGACGAATGCTAATTGGGTGGTGACGACTTCTGCGGGATACGCTTCTTCTGCTACCCATACTGTTGCCGTTCAGGGGCAGGGAACTTATACAGCTGTAACTCCCAATGTTACGGTATTAAATAACGGGGCGTTGTTAGGTACAGCACAGGCAGGTACAAACCAGCCTATGGGGCAGAGAGCTGCAGTTCCTGCAGCAAATATAGCAGCTACCTATACATTAGCTTCTATTGCATCAGAAGCCCCTATAGAATCTGCACAATCCGGTCCTTGGGAAAGTACAAGTACATGGGTCGGCGGAGTGGTGCCTTCGTGTGCTAATGCAGCTATTCTTTCAGGACATACGGTGACTGTATCTTCTTCTACAACGGCAAATCCAAGTAATGTAATTATTAATACAGGAGGAGCTTTAGCTGTTACAGGAGGTTCTATTGCTGTAGGATGTGTTAATAAAAACAATTATATTAACAATAACGGTACCTTATCGGTATCTGGAGGAACATTAGCAGTAAATGGTAATATTAACAACGCTTCCGGTTCTACATTTGCTCAAAGTGGAGGAAATATTAATGTAGATGGAAACGATGCGGGTGCTACAGCAACGAGTGTAGCTTCGGGTACAAATATAGTAAATATAGCTACCGGAAACGTAACGCTTACCGGTGGAACGATGACGGTGGTAGATCCTCATGCAGCTAACAGTACTACTTCATATGCATTCTCCTATACGGGAGGAACTGCGATTGATAATACAGCTGGCTGGACTCTGAAGTTTGGTGACGGATCTTCTGCTGATGCAGGAGGTACTACGGCAACGGCTTCAGCTGTTGGAGGATTTATCTGGAACAATGCAGGAAGTAAAATCTATTTTGATAATGTAATAATAGACGGAGCTTCGGGTACAAACAGATATGTATCAAATTCCTCCACAATTGGTATTAATACATTAACCATTAATGCAAATGGAGAATTTAGAATACCAACATCAGGAGTAAGTATTGCGGGTAACTTTACCAATAATGGTACATTTACACATACTGCTTCCATAGTGAGTTTCCAGAATTTCAAGAATAACGGAACAGTATCAGCTTCTACTACACCGCAGACTGTTTCAGGAACCGGAGTATTCAGAAATAATATTGTTACGGCAAGTTCTACAGCTAATTTTACTTCTGTAACAATTAATAATAGTTCTTCAACAGGGGTTACTTTTGGCAATGCAAACTCTTTATTAAGCGGTGCAAATACAGGAACTGTTTCTGGTACATTAACAATGACAACAGGTTTCGTAAATACAGGTGCTAATACTCTTATTTTAGGAACTTCAGCTACATCTAACGGAACTTTATCTTATACTGCAGGTGGCTTTAGTACAGGAAGTACTTTTGCAAGATGGTGGCCTACTACAACAGGTGGAGCAACTATTACTTCAAGTTCAACAACTTCAACAAGTTCAACAACTTCAGGAGCCTATCCTTTCGTTACAGGAACTTCAACCGCTTTTGTGGCAAGAACTCTTTTCTTAAACCAAACAGCTGCTGCTACCACTGGTGGTAAAATTGCAGTACAATATAATGATGTTGCGGGAACAAATACTGTAAGCATTGTAGATGGGGCTTATACTGTAGATACGCAGGCAAAATCCAACTGGGTTGTTTCTCAGACAGGGATTACGGGAACACCTACTTATTCTATGGCAATAAACGGGCAAAATATTTATACTGCTGTTAACGGTAACAGCAGAATTACCTTAGCTTCTGCTCCGGCTTTAGGGACACACCAAGCAGGAACAACTTATGTAAATGCACAAAGAACCGTTCTTCCATTGGCTAATTTAGCGGATACTTATTATTTAGGTATCGCAGCTTCGGATATTCCTTTTGTCTCTTTAGGAAACGGAAACTGGAATAGTGCTGCAACTTGGAATAAAGGAACGGTACCATCTTGTACAGATGTGGTGCAAATTGCAGCAGGTACTACGGTAACGGTAAATTCCGCAGGAAATGTTTCTAAAAATGTTACTATTAATACAGGAGGGACATTGGTAAATGCATCCGGTGATCTTACGGTAGGTTGTACTCTTAAAAATAATTCATTAGTAAATAACGGAACATTAACAATTTCAGGTGGTATATTAAATGTAAATGGTAATGTAAATAATGTAAATGGATCAACATTTAATCAATCAGGTGGAGATATTATTGTAGATGGTAATGATGCAGGTATAGTTGCTAATTCTGTTGCTTCTGGTACTAATATCTTTGGTTTTGGTACTTCAGGAACAGGAGCTACATTAAATTTAACAGGCGGTAGAATTGTTATTGTAGATCCGCATGTGGCAACTTCAGCAGCAGGAGGTACTTCAAATGGACACGCTTTCGCGTATTGGGGTAATGGTTACCGTGCAGGAGTAAATCATACAATTCAATTAGGAGACGGAGTGTCTACTGATGCAGGTGGAAACACGAGTGGTCTTCAGTATAATACTTGGCCGGGCACTGGATATTTTATTGCGGGTAATTTAGTTATTAATTTACCTACAGGTACAAATAGATTTGTTGTACCTCCATATACCGTAGGTGTTGAAAAAGATTTAACCATTACTTCTGGTGAGCTAAGATTATCTGGTTCAAAAATTAATGGAAATATTGTAAATAATGGTACGCTTACTTCTACTGGTACTTTAGAACTGGCACAATGGGGAGCAGATTTAACATCTTCTACTTCTAGCGTGGCATCTACCAATGCTCAAACTATATCTGGTACAGGTGTATTCAGAAATTTAGCAGCATCTCCTACAGCTAACTTAACTAGTTTAACTGTAAATAATGCAAGTACCGGAGGTGTTACATTAAATGCACCATTGTCAGTAAGTGGAACTTTAACGCTTACAGCAGGTAAAGTAAATACAACTTCTACTAACTTATTGACATTAGGTACAGCAACAGCTGCAGGTACATTGTCAGGAGGCAGCACTACATCTTATGTAGTGGGACCATTTGCCAGAACGATTGCTTCCGGGAATGCGAATACAAGCTATATAGTATATCCTGTAGGTAAAACAGCGTATGCTCCAATTGCATTGGCTCCGGCAACTACGGCGGTAACCAATATGAAAGCTGAAGCTTTTGATTCCAACTCCGGAACGGCTGGCGCAGGTACTCAAAATTTATCTGCTACAAGAAGATGGGAAGCTCCACTGGTATCTGGTGCTTTCTCAACCATCAATGTAAGATTAGGGGATGCAGCAATTGCAAGTAGTAATTTCCCGGTAATCGCGACAACAGCAAATGGAGTGTATGACAGCTCATTTGGTACTACCGGTACTTATGCGGCAGGTAGTCCAAATACAACACAATCTACTACTGCATTGGTAAGCACCGGTTACACAGGTTTCCTTTCTTATGCGGAAATGGCACCTACATTGGGTACAGGCGAAATATTGTATAAAGACAAAGGAATTAAAGTTTATCCTAATCCATTTGTGGATGTACTAAACATTTCTGATGTATCTAATGTAGAATCTATCTTTATCGTAGATGCTGCCGGAAGGTTAGTGAAAACTATCGCAACCCCAGCTTCTCAACTCCAGTTGGGAGAGCTTAAAGAAGGATTGTATTTAGTTACTCTTGAAATGAAGGATGGCTCTAAACAGACATTCAAAACAATTAAGAGATAA